A stretch of the Paramormyrops kingsleyae isolate MSU_618 chromosome 16, PKINGS_0.4, whole genome shotgun sequence genome encodes the following:
- the scn1lab gene encoding sodium channel, voltage-gated, type I like, alpha b isoform X6: protein MAQLLVPPGPDSFRLFCRESLDAIEKRIAEEKSKKPRGERRDEDDENGPKPNSDLEAGKSLPFIYGDIPKGMVSTPLEDLDPYYSNQQTFIVLNRGKAIFRFNATPALYILSSFNPIRRLSIMVLVHSLFSFLIMCTILTNCAFMTLSNPPDWAKNVEYTFTGIYTFECLIKILARGFCVGKFTFLRDPWNWLDFSVILMAYVTEFVSLGNVSALRTFRVLRALKTISVIPGLKTIVGALIQSVKKLSDVMILTVFCLSVFALIGLQLFMGNLRQKCVKIPLRNDTMDNVTALNLTGAANWTDYLNDESNYYFLPNRRDALLCGNASDAGQCPEGFSCQKAGRNPDYGYTSFDTFSWAFLSLFRLMTQDFWENLYQQTLRAAGKTYMIFFVLVIFLGSFYLVNLILAVVAMAYDEQNQATMEEAQQKEEEFQAMLEQLKRQQEEAQQAAMEAANGSGEYSGRVGLTESSSEASKLSSKSAKERRNRRKKRRQKEEGEEEKADDEKFHKSESEDSIKRTGFRFSIDGNRLSYEKRHSSPHQSLLSVRGSLFSPRRNSRTSLFSFRRGRDVGSENDFADDEHSTFEDSESRRGSLFVPRRIERRSSNISQSSVSSRVLLPANGKMHCTVDCNGVVSLVGGASVPTSPAGLLLPEGTTTETDVQKKKRSGTHQTSMEFLEDPAARQRALSVASILTNTMEELEESRQKCPPCWYKFANIFLIWDCCPLWLKIKQVVNLIVMDPFVDLTITICIVLNTLFMAMEHYPMTTEFDNVLSVGNLVFTGIFTAEMCFKIIALDPYYYFQEGWNIFDGIIVSLSLMELGLANVEGLSVLRSFRLLRVFKLAKSWPTLNMLIKIIGNSVGALGNLTLVLAIIVFIFAVVGMQLFGKSYRDCVCKISDDCTLPRWHMYDFFHSFLIVFRVLCGEWIETMWDCMEVAGQALCLIVFMMVMVIGNLVVLNLFLALLLSSFSADNLAATDEDSEMNNLQIAVGRIHRGVKFIKSMVRQFFLRLCMGKGPRTLDEVKALEELHSKVENCISNHTAVDLTREPEYLKEGNGTASGLGSDMGKYIIDNSDYMSFIHNPSLTVTVPIAVGESDFENLNTEDFSSESSDIEGSKEKLADPQLSSSEGSTVDIRPPGEGGESVEMELEESLDPESCFTEGCVRRFPCCSVNIDEGKGKMWWTLRKTCFRIVEHNWFESFIIFMILLSSGALAFEDIYIEQRKTIKTILEYSDKVFTYIFILEMLLKWVAYGFVKYFTNAWCWLDFLIVDVSLVSLVANALGYSELTAIKSLRTLRALRPLRALSRFEGMRVVVNALLGAIPSIMNVLLVCLIFWLIFSIMGVNLFAGKFYHCVNTTNDEMFSTDVVNNKTQCKALEDKARWKNVKINFDNVGAGYLALLQVATFKGWMDIMYAAVDSRNLEDQPVYEENLYMYLYFVIFIIFGSFFTLNLFIGVIIDNFNQQKKKFGGQDIFMTEEQKKYYNAMKKLGSKKPQKPIPRPVNKFQGYIFDIITKQAFDIVIMILICLNMVTMMVETDDQTTDMDLILYRINFVFIVLFTGECVLKMISLRHYYFTIGWNIFDFVVVILSIVGMFLSELIEKYFVSPTLFRVIRLARIGRILRLIKGAKGIRTLLFALMMSLPALFNIGLLLFLVMFIYAIFGMSNFAYVKRESGIDDMFNFETFGNSMICLFQITTSAGWDGLLAPILNKGEPDCDSQVEHPGSNYKGNCGNPSVGIFFFVSYIIICFLIVVNMYIAVILENFSVATEESAEPLSEDDFEMFYEVWEKFDPNATQFMEFNKLSDFADALDPPLRIPKPNKISLIAMDLPMVSGERIHCLDILFAFTKRVLGEGGEMDVLRGQMEERFMASNPSKVSYEPITTTLRRKQEEMSAIIIQRAFRRYLIRRTVKRASTMYKEKLSGGKLLDKEVLVIDKLNENSTSDKTDMTPSTASPPSYNSVTKPDKNKYEKDRREKEDKDKDVRENRK, encoded by the exons GAGAGGCTTCTGTGTCGGGAAATTTACCTTCCTGCGGGATCCCTGGAACTGGCTGGATTTCAGTGTTATACTCATGGC GTATGTAACAGAGTTTGTAAGCCTAGGCAATGTTTCAGCTCTTCGCACTTTCAGAGTACTGAGAGCTTTGAAAACTATTTCAGTAATTCCAG GTCTGAAGACCATCGTAGGGGCGCTGATCCAGTCGGTGAAGAAACTGTCGGATGTGATGATTCTCACGGTCTTCTGTCTGAGTGTGTTTGCACTAATAGGGCTGCAGCTATTTATGGGTAATTTGAGGCAGAAGTGTGTAAAAATACCTCTGAGAAATGACACCATGGACAATGTGACGGCCTTGAACCTGACAGGCGCGGCTAACTGGACCGATTATCTCAATGACGAAA GTAACTATTATTTCTTACCAAATCGAAGAGATGCTCTTCTGTGTGGAAATGCAAGTGATGCTGG GCAATGTCCGGAGGGATTCTCCTGCCAGAAAGCCGGCCGAAACCCCGATTACGGATACACCAGCTTCGACACCTTCAGCTGGGCGTTCCTCTCACTCTTCCGACTCATGACTCAGGACTTCTGGGAGAATCTCTACCAGCAG ACCTTGAGAGCTGCAGGGAAAACCTACATGATCTTCTTCGTGCTGGTGATCTTCCTGGGCTCCTTCTACCTGGTGAACCTGATCCTGGCCGTGGTGGCCATGGCCTATGATGAGCAGAACCAGGCCACGATGGAAGAGGCCCAACAGAAGGAGGAGGAGTTCCAGGCGATGCTGGAGCAGCTCAAAAGGCAGCAGGAAGAAGCTCAG CAGGCCGCTATGGAAGCAGCCAACGGGAGCGGGGAGTACAGCGGGAGGGTGGGCCTCACAGAATCCTCCTCCGAGGCATCCAAGCTGAGCTCCAAGAGCGCCAAGGAGAGGCGGAACCGGCGCAAGAAGCGGAGGCAgaaggaggagggagaggaggagaaggCAGACGATGAGAAGTTTCACAAGTCAGAGTCAGAGGACAGCATCAAAAGGACGGGCTTCCGCTTCTCCATCGACGGCAACAGGCTGTCATATGAGAAGAGGCACTCGTCCCCACACCAG TCTCTCCTCAGCGTCCGTGGCTCCCTGTTCTCGCCACGCCGGAACAGCCGCACCAGTTTATTCAGCTTCCGGCGCGGCCGTGATGTGGGCTCGGAGAACGACTTTGCCGACGATGAGCACAGCACATTTGAGGACAGCGAGAGCCGGCGGGGCTCGCTGTTCGTGCCGCGGCGTATCGAGCGACGCAGCAGCAACATCAGCCAGAGCAGCGTGTCCTCACGCGTTCTGCTGCCGGCCAACGGCAAGATGCACTGCACCGTGGACTGCAACGGTGTGGTGTCGCTGGTGGGTGGAGCCTCAGTTCCCACGTCGCCTGCTGGACTCCTGCTGCCCGAG GGTACGACAACAGAGACAGATGTTCAGAAGAAGAAGAGGTCTGGCACTCACCAGACCTCCATGGAGTTCTTGGAGGACCCGGCTGCTAGACAGAGAGCCTTGAGCGTTGCCAGTATTTTAACAAACACAATGGAGG AGCTTGAGGAATCCAGACAGAAATGTCCGCCATGCTGGTACAAATTCGCTAACATCTTCCTCATCTGGGACTGCTGCCCGCTGTGGCTTAAGATCAAGCAGGTTGTCAACCTGATTGTGATGGATCCCTTCGTCGATCTTACCATCACCATCTGTATTGTCTTAAACACTCTGTTTATGGCCATGGAGCACTATCCTATGACTACTGAATTCGACAATGTGCTCTCCGTGGGGAATTTG GTGTTCACAGGAATCTTCACCGCTGAGATGTGTTTCAAAATCATTGCCTtagatccttactactattttCAAGAAGGTTGGAATATATTTGATGGAATTATAGTTAGCCTGAGTTTGATGGAGCTGGGTCTAGCCAATGTGGAAGGACTGTCTGTCTTGAGGTCCTTCCGATTG CTGAGGGTCTTTAAACTTGCCAAGTCCTGGCCTACCCTAAACATGCTTATCAAGATCATCGGCAATTCTGTGGGCGCCCTGGGAAACCTGACCCTTGTGTTGGCTATCATCGTCTTCATCTTCGCCGTGGTGGGAATGCAGCTGTTCGGCAAGAGCTACCGTGACTGTGTGTGCAAGATATCAGATGACTGCACACTTCCACGATGGCACATGTACGATTTCTTCCACTCCTTCCTCATTGTGTTCCGGGTGCTGTGCGGCGAGTGGATCGAGACCATGTGGGACTGCATGGAAGTGGCCGGCCAGGCTCTGTGCCTCATCGTCTTCATGATGGTCATGGTCATCGGAAACCTGGTG GTTCTGAATCTGTTCCTGGCCTTGCTGCTCAGCTCGTTCAGCGCTGACAATCTGGCGGCAACAGACGAGGACAGTGAGATGAACAACCTGCAGATCGCTGTGGGCCGCATCCATCGCGGCGTCAAATTCATCAAGTCCATGGTGCGGCAGTTCTTTCTGAGGCTGTGCATGGGGAAAGGTCCTAGGACACTGGACGAGGTCAAGGCCCTGGAGGAGCTACACAGTAAGGTCGAAAACTGCATCTCCAACCACACTGCTGTGGATCTCACTCGGGAGCCCGAGTACCTAAAGGAGGGCAACGGGACTGCCAGTGGACTGGGCAGCGACATGGGGAAATACATCATTGACAACAGTGACTACATGTCCTTCATCCACAATCCAAGCCTCACTGTGACGGTCCCCATTGCCGTGGGCGAATCTGACTTTGAGAACCTAAATACCGAAGACTTCAGTAGCGAGTCGTCAGACATTGAAGGCAGCAAAGAG AAACTGGCCGACCCACAGCTCAGCTCCTCAGAGGGCAGCACCGTCGACATCCGGCCCCCAGGCGAGGGCGGGGAGTCCGTGGAGATGGAGCTCGAGGAGTCGCTGGACCCGGAGTCCTGCTTCACTGAAG GTTGCGTGCGCAGATTCCCGTGTTGTAGCGTGAACATAGATGAAGGTAAAGGGAAAATGTGGTGGACACTGAGGAAGACATGCTTCAGGATCGTGGAACACAACTGGTTTGAGTCTTTCATCATCTTCATGATTCTGCTGAGTAGTGGAGCTCTG GCTTTTGAAGACATTTACATTGAGCAGAGAAAAACCATCAAAACCATCCTGGAGTATTCAGACAAAGTCTTCACCTATATCTTCATCCTGGAGATGTTGCTTAAATGGGTGGCCTATGGATTTGTGAAATATTTCACCAACGCCTGGTGCTGGCTGGACTTCTTAATTGTAGAC GTTTCTCTGGTCAGCCTGGTAGCCAATGCCTTAGGCTACTCTGAGCTGACCGCCATAAAATCTCTGAGGACGCTTCGTGCTCTGAGGCCGCTTAGAGCGCTGTCACGCTTTGAGGGGATGAGG GTTGTTGTCAACGCTCTGCTTGGAGCGATACCCTCCATCATGAATGTGCTCCTGGTCTGCCTCATTTTTTGGCTCATCTTCAGCATCATGGGCGTCAACCTGTTCGCCGGAAAGTTCTACCACTGTGTCAACACCACCAATGACGAGATGTTCTCCACAGATGTCGTTAACAATAAAACACAGTGCAAGGCCTTAGAGGATAAGGCGCGCTGGAAGAACGTCAAGATCAACTTTGACAACGTGGGAGCTGGATATCTGGCTTTGTTGCAAGTG GCAACATTCAAAGGCTGGATGGATATCATGTACGCCGCTGTGGATTCCCGGAAT TTAGAAGATCAGCCAGTTTACGAAGAGAACCTGTACATGTACCTGTACTTCGTCATCTTCATCATATTCGGATCCTTCTTCACTCTCAACCTCTTCATTGGTGTCATAATTGACAACTTCAATCAGCAAAAGAAGAAG TTTGGAGGTCAGGACATCTTCATGACTGAGGAACAAAAGAAGTACTACAATGCCATGAAGAAACTCGGATCCAAGAAACCTCAGAAGCCGATCCCGCGGCCTGTG AACAAATTCCAAGGGTATATCTTCGACATAATCACAAAGCAAGCCTTTGATATTGTCATCATGATTCTTATTTGCCTTAACATGGTCACCATGATGGTAGAGACAGATGACCAGACAACTGATATGGATCTAATTCTTTATCGGATTAATTTTGTCTTCATCGTACTCTTCACTGGAGAATGTGTCCTCAAGATGATATCTCTTCGCCATTATTACTTCACCATTGGCTGGAATATATTTGATTTTGTCGTTGTCATCCTTTCAATAGTTG GAATGTTTCTTTCCGAGCTGATCGAGAAGTATTTTGTGTCACCCACCCTATTTCGAGTCATCCGACTTGCCAGAATCGGTCGCATCCTGCGCCTCATTAAGGGTGCTAAGGGCATCCGTACACTTTTGTTTGCCTtgatgatgtcacttcctgcctTGTTCAACATCGGTCTCCTGCTCTTCTTAGTCATGTTTATCTATGCCATATTTGGCATGTCCAACTTTGCCTACGTCAAGAGGGAGTCTGGCATTGATGACATGTTCAACTTTGAGACTTTCGGCAACAGTATGATCTGCCTGTTTCAGATCACAACATCGGCGGGATGGGATGGCCTGTTAGCACCTATCCTCAACAAGGGAGAGCCCGACTGCGACAGTCAGGTGGAGCACCCTGGTAGCAACTACAAGGGAAACTGTGGGAACCCATCAGTGGGGATCTTCTTTTTCGTCAGCTACATCatcatttgttttttgattgtggTCAACATGTACATTGCTGTTATCCTGGAGAACTTCAGTGTGGCTACAGAGGAGAGTGCCGAACCCCTGAGTGAGGATGACTTTGAGATGTTCTATGAGGTCTGGGAGAAGTTTGACCCCAACGCCACCCAATTCATGGAATTTAATAAGCTGTCTGACTTTGCCGACGCCCTGGACCCCCCACTGCGCATACCAAAGCCCAACAAGATCTCACTGATTGCCATGGACTTGCCCATGGTGAGTGGAGAGCGCATCCACTGCCTGGACATCCTGTTTGCCTTCACCAAGCGCGTGTTGGGCGAGGGCGGCGAGATGGACGTTCTCCGAGGACAGATGGAGGAGCGCTTCATGGCGTCCAACCCCTCCAAGGTGTCCTATGAGCCCATCACCACGACACTGCGCCGCAAGCAAGAGGAAATGTCCGCCATCATCATCCAGAGAGCTTTCCGACGTTATCTCATCAGGAGAACTGTTAAGAGAGCCTCCACCATGTACAAGGAGAAGCTCTCAGGAGGGAAGCTGTTGGATAAGGAAGTCCTAGTTATAGACAAACTGAATGAAAATTCCACCTCAGACAAAACTGACATGACTCCTTCGACGGCTTCCCCGCCTTCGTATAACAGTGTCACGAAACCTGacaaaaacaaatatgagaAGGACAGGCGTGAAAAAGAAGACAAAGACAAAGATGTCAGAGAGAACCGGAAGTAG
- the scn1lab gene encoding sodium channel, voltage-gated, type I like, alpha b isoform X5, with product MAQLLVPPGPDSFRLFCRESLDAIEKRIAEEKSKKPRGERRDEDDENGPKPNSDLEAGKSLPFIYGDIPKGMVSTPLEDLDPYYSNQQTFIVLNRGKAIFRFNATPALYILSSFNPIRRLSIMVLVHSLFSFLIMCTILTNCAFMTLSNPPDWAKNVEYTFTGIYTFECLIKILARGFCVGKFTFLRDPWNWLDFSVILMAYVTEFVDLGNVSALRTFRVLRALKTISVIPGLKTIVGALIQSVKKLSDVMILTVFCLSVFALIGLQLFMGNLRQKCVKIPLRNDTMDNVTALNLTGAANWTDYLNDESNYYFLPNRRDALLCGNASDAGQCPEGFSCQKAGRNPDYGYTSFDTFSWAFLSLFRLMTQDFWENLYQQTLRAAGKTYMIFFVLVIFLGSFYLVNLILAVVAMAYDEQNQATMEEAQQKEEEFQAMLEQLKRQQEEAQQAAMEAANGSGEYSGRVGLTESSSEASKLSSKSAKERRNRRKKRRQKEEGEEEKADDEKFHKSESEDSIKRTGFRFSIDGNRLSYEKRHSSPHQSLLSVRGSLFSPRRNSRTSLFSFRRGRDVGSENDFADDEHSTFEDSESRRGSLFVPRRIERRSSNISQSSVSSRVLLPANGKMHCTVDCNGVVSLVGGASVPTSPAGLLLPEGTTTETDVQKKKRSGTHQTSMEFLEDPAARQRALSVASILTNTMEELEESRQKCPPCWYKFANIFLIWDCCPLWLKIKQVVNLIVMDPFVDLTITICIVLNTLFMAMEHYPMTTEFDNVLSVGNLVFTGIFTAEMCFKIIALDPYYYFQEGWNIFDGIIVSLSLMELGLANVEGLSVLRSFRLLRVFKLAKSWPTLNMLIKIIGNSVGALGNLTLVLAIIVFIFAVVGMQLFGKSYRDCVCKISDDCTLPRWHMYDFFHSFLIVFRVLCGEWIETMWDCMEVAGQALCLIVFMMVMVIGNLVVLNLFLALLLSSFSADNLAATDEDSEMNNLQIAVGRIHRGVKFIKSMVRQFFLRLCMGKGPRTLDEVKALEELHSKVENCISNHTAVDLTREPEYLKEGNGTASGLGSDMGKYIIDNSDYMSFIHNPSLTVTVPIAVGESDFENLNTEDFSSESSDIEGSKEKLADPQLSSSEGSTVDIRPPGEGGESVEMELEESLDPESCFTEGCVRRFPCCSVNIDEGKGKMWWTLRKTCFRIVEHNWFESFIIFMILLSSGALAFEDIYIEQRKTIKTILEYSDKVFTYIFILEMLLKWVAYGFVKYFTNAWCWLDFLIVDVSLVSLVANALGYSELTAIKSLRTLRALRPLRALSRFEGMRVVVNALLGAIPSIMNVLLVCLIFWLIFSIMGVNLFAGKFYHCVNTTNDEMFSTDVVNNKTQCKALEDKARWKNVKINFDNVGAGYLALLQVATFKGWMDIMYAAVDSRNLEDQPVYEENLYMYLYFVIFIIFGSFFTLNLFIGVIIDNFNQQKKKFGGQDIFMTEEQKKYYNAMKKLGSKKPQKPIPRPVNKFQGYIFDIITKQAFDIVIMILICLNMVTMMVETDDQTTDMDLILYRINFVFIVLFTGECVLKMISLRHYYFTIGWNIFDFVVVILSIVGMFLSELIEKYFVSPTLFRVIRLARIGRILRLIKGAKGIRTLLFALMMSLPALFNIGLLLFLVMFIYAIFGMSNFAYVKRESGIDDMFNFETFGNSMICLFQITTSAGWDGLLAPILNKGEPDCDSQVEHPGSNYKGNCGNPSVGIFFFVSYIIICFLIVVNMYIAVILENFSVATEESAEPLSEDDFEMFYEVWEKFDPNATQFMEFNKLSDFADALDPPLRIPKPNKISLIAMDLPMVSGERIHCLDILFAFTKRVLGEGGEMDVLRGQMEERFMASNPSKVSYEPITTTLRRKQEEMSAIIIQRAFRRYLIRRTVKRASTMYKEKLSGGKLLDKEVLVIDKLNENSTSDKTDMTPSTASPPSYNSVTKPDKNKYEKDRREKEDKDKDVRENRK from the exons GAGAGGCTTCTGTGTCGGGAAATTTACCTTCCTGCGGGATCCCTGGAACTGGCTGGATTTCAGTGTTATACTCATGGC ATATGTGACAGAGTTTGTGGACCTGGGCAATGTCTCGGCACTGAGAACGTTCAGGGTTCTCCGAGCCCTGAAAACTATATCAGTCATCCCAG GTCTGAAGACCATCGTAGGGGCGCTGATCCAGTCGGTGAAGAAACTGTCGGATGTGATGATTCTCACGGTCTTCTGTCTGAGTGTGTTTGCACTAATAGGGCTGCAGCTATTTATGGGTAATTTGAGGCAGAAGTGTGTAAAAATACCTCTGAGAAATGACACCATGGACAATGTGACGGCCTTGAACCTGACAGGCGCGGCTAACTGGACCGATTATCTCAATGACGAAA GTAACTATTATTTCTTACCAAATCGAAGAGATGCTCTTCTGTGTGGAAATGCAAGTGATGCTGG GCAATGTCCGGAGGGATTCTCCTGCCAGAAAGCCGGCCGAAACCCCGATTACGGATACACCAGCTTCGACACCTTCAGCTGGGCGTTCCTCTCACTCTTCCGACTCATGACTCAGGACTTCTGGGAGAATCTCTACCAGCAG ACCTTGAGAGCTGCAGGGAAAACCTACATGATCTTCTTCGTGCTGGTGATCTTCCTGGGCTCCTTCTACCTGGTGAACCTGATCCTGGCCGTGGTGGCCATGGCCTATGATGAGCAGAACCAGGCCACGATGGAAGAGGCCCAACAGAAGGAGGAGGAGTTCCAGGCGATGCTGGAGCAGCTCAAAAGGCAGCAGGAAGAAGCTCAG CAGGCCGCTATGGAAGCAGCCAACGGGAGCGGGGAGTACAGCGGGAGGGTGGGCCTCACAGAATCCTCCTCCGAGGCATCCAAGCTGAGCTCCAAGAGCGCCAAGGAGAGGCGGAACCGGCGCAAGAAGCGGAGGCAgaaggaggagggagaggaggagaaggCAGACGATGAGAAGTTTCACAAGTCAGAGTCAGAGGACAGCATCAAAAGGACGGGCTTCCGCTTCTCCATCGACGGCAACAGGCTGTCATATGAGAAGAGGCACTCGTCCCCACACCAG TCTCTCCTCAGCGTCCGTGGCTCCCTGTTCTCGCCACGCCGGAACAGCCGCACCAGTTTATTCAGCTTCCGGCGCGGCCGTGATGTGGGCTCGGAGAACGACTTTGCCGACGATGAGCACAGCACATTTGAGGACAGCGAGAGCCGGCGGGGCTCGCTGTTCGTGCCGCGGCGTATCGAGCGACGCAGCAGCAACATCAGCCAGAGCAGCGTGTCCTCACGCGTTCTGCTGCCGGCCAACGGCAAGATGCACTGCACCGTGGACTGCAACGGTGTGGTGTCGCTGGTGGGTGGAGCCTCAGTTCCCACGTCGCCTGCTGGACTCCTGCTGCCCGAG GGTACGACAACAGAGACAGATGTTCAGAAGAAGAAGAGGTCTGGCACTCACCAGACCTCCATGGAGTTCTTGGAGGACCCGGCTGCTAGACAGAGAGCCTTGAGCGTTGCCAGTATTTTAACAAACACAATGGAGG AGCTTGAGGAATCCAGACAGAAATGTCCGCCATGCTGGTACAAATTCGCTAACATCTTCCTCATCTGGGACTGCTGCCCGCTGTGGCTTAAGATCAAGCAGGTTGTCAACCTGATTGTGATGGATCCCTTCGTCGATCTTACCATCACCATCTGTATTGTCTTAAACACTCTGTTTATGGCCATGGAGCACTATCCTATGACTACTGAATTCGACAATGTGCTCTCCGTGGGGAATTTG GTGTTCACAGGAATCTTCACCGCTGAGATGTGTTTCAAAATCATTGCCTtagatccttactactattttCAAGAAGGTTGGAATATATTTGATGGAATTATAGTTAGCCTGAGTTTGATGGAGCTGGGTCTAGCCAATGTGGAAGGACTGTCTGTCTTGAGGTCCTTCCGATTG CTGAGGGTCTTTAAACTTGCCAAGTCCTGGCCTACCCTAAACATGCTTATCAAGATCATCGGCAATTCTGTGGGCGCCCTGGGAAACCTGACCCTTGTGTTGGCTATCATCGTCTTCATCTTCGCCGTGGTGGGAATGCAGCTGTTCGGCAAGAGCTACCGTGACTGTGTGTGCAAGATATCAGATGACTGCACACTTCCACGATGGCACATGTACGATTTCTTCCACTCCTTCCTCATTGTGTTCCGGGTGCTGTGCGGCGAGTGGATCGAGACCATGTGGGACTGCATGGAAGTGGCCGGCCAGGCTCTGTGCCTCATCGTCTTCATGATGGTCATGGTCATCGGAAACCTGGTG GTTCTGAATCTGTTCCTGGCCTTGCTGCTCAGCTCGTTCAGCGCTGACAATCTGGCGGCAACAGACGAGGACAGTGAGATGAACAACCTGCAGATCGCTGTGGGCCGCATCCATCGCGGCGTCAAATTCATCAAGTCCATGGTGCGGCAGTTCTTTCTGAGGCTGTGCATGGGGAAAGGTCCTAGGACACTGGACGAGGTCAAGGCCCTGGAGGAGCTACACAGTAAGGTCGAAAACTGCATCTCCAACCACACTGCTGTGGATCTCACTCGGGAGCCCGAGTACCTAAAGGAGGGCAACGGGACTGCCAGTGGACTGGGCAGCGACATGGGGAAATACATCATTGACAACAGTGACTACATGTCCTTCATCCACAATCCAAGCCTCACTGTGACGGTCCCCATTGCCGTGGGCGAATCTGACTTTGAGAACCTAAATACCGAAGACTTCAGTAGCGAGTCGTCAGACATTGAAGGCAGCAAAGAG AAACTGGCCGACCCACAGCTCAGCTCCTCAGAGGGCAGCACCGTCGACATCCGGCCCCCAGGCGAGGGCGGGGAGTCCGTGGAGATGGAGCTCGAGGAGTCGCTGGACCCGGAGTCCTGCTTCACTGAAG GTTGCGTGCGCAGATTCCCGTGTTGTAGCGTGAACATAGATGAAGGTAAAGGGAAAATGTGGTGGACACTGAGGAAGACATGCTTCAGGATCGTGGAACACAACTGGTTTGAGTCTTTCATCATCTTCATGATTCTGCTGAGTAGTGGAGCTCTG GCTTTTGAAGACATTTACATTGAGCAGAGAAAAACCATCAAAACCATCCTGGAGTATTCAGACAAAGTCTTCACCTATATCTTCATCCTGGAGATGTTGCTTAAATGGGTGGCCTATGGATTTGTGAAATATTTCACCAACGCCTGGTGCTGGCTGGACTTCTTAATTGTAGAC GTTTCTCTGGTCAGCCTGGTAGCCAATGCCTTAGGCTACTCTGAGCTGACCGCCATAAAATCTCTGAGGACGCTTCGTGCTCTGAGGCCGCTTAGAGCGCTGTCACGCTTTGAGGGGATGAGG GTTGTTGTCAACGCTCTGCTTGGAGCGATACCCTCCATCATGAATGTGCTCCTGGTCTGCCTCATTTTTTGGCTCATCTTCAGCATCATGGGCGTCAACCTGTTCGCCGGAAAGTTCTACCACTGTGTCAACACCACCAATGACGAGATGTTCTCCACAGATGTCGTTAACAATAAAACACAGTGCAAGGCCTTAGAGGATAAGGCGCGCTGGAAGAACGTCAAGATCAACTTTGACAACGTGGGAGCTGGATATCTGGCTTTGTTGCAAGTG GCAACATTCAAAGGCTGGATGGATATCATGTACGCCGCTGTGGATTCCCGGAAT TTAGAAGATCAGCCAGTTTACGAAGAGAACCTGTACATGTACCTGTACTTCGTCATCTTCATCATATTCGGATCCTTCTTCACTCTCAACCTCTTCATTGGTGTCATAATTGACAACTTCAATCAGCAAAAGAAGAAG TTTGGAGGTCAGGACATCTTCATGACTGAGGAACAAAAGAAGTACTACAATGCCATGAAGAAACTCGGATCCAAGAAACCTCAGAAGCCGATCCCGCGGCCTGTG AACAAATTCCAAGGGTATATCTTCGACATAATCACAAAGCAAGCCTTTGATATTGTCATCATGATTCTTATTTGCCTTAACATGGTCACCATGATGGTAGAGACAGATGACCAGACAACTGATATGGATCTAATTCTTTATCGGATTAATTTTGTCTTCATCGTACTCTTCACTGGAGAATGTGTCCTCAAGATGATATCTCTTCGCCATTATTACTTCACCATTGGCTGGAATATATTTGATTTTGTCGTTGTCATCCTTTCAATAGTTG GAATGTTTCTTTCCGAGCTGATCGAGAAGTATTTTGTGTCACCCACCCTATTTCGAGTCATCCGACTTGCCAGAATCGGTCGCATCCTGCGCCTCATTAAGGGTGCTAAGGGCATCCGTACACTTTTGTTTGCCTtgatgatgtcacttcctgcctTGTTCAACATCGGTCTCCTGCTCTTCTTAGTCATGTTTATCTATGCCATATTTGGCATGTCCAACTTTGCCTACGTCAAGAGGGAGTCTGGCATTGATGACATGTTCAACTTTGAGACTTTCGGCAACAGTATGATCTGCCTGTTTCAGATCACAACATCGGCGGGATGGGATGGCCTGTTAGCACCTATCCTCAACAAGGGAGAGCCCGACTGCGACAGTCAGGTGGAGCACCCTGGTAGCAACTACAAGGGAAACTGTGGGAACCCATCAGTGGGGATCTTCTTTTTCGTCAGCTACATCatcatttgttttttgattgtggTCAACATGTACATTGCTGTTATCCTGGAGAACTTCAGTGTGGCTACAGAGGAGAGTGCCGAACCCCTGAGTGAGGATGACTTTGAGATGTTCTATGAGGTCTGGGAGAAGTTTGACCCCAACGCCACCCAATTCATGGAATTTAATAAGCTGTCTGACTTTGCCGACGCCCTGGACCCCCCACTGCGCATACCAAAGCCCAACAAGATCTCACTGATTGCCATGGACTTGCCCATGGTGAGTGGAGAGCGCATCCACTGCCTGGACATCCTGTTTGCCTTCACCAAGCGCGTGTTGGGCGAGGGCGGCGAGATGGACGTTCTCCGAGGACAGATGGAGGAGCGCTTCATGGCGTCCAACCCCTCCAAGGTGTCCTATGAGCCCATCACCACGACACTGCGCCGCAAGCAAGAGGAAATGTCCGCCATCATCATCCAGAGAGCTTTCCGACGTTATCTCATCAGGAGAACTGTTAAGAGAGCCTCCACCATGTACAAGGAGAAGCTCTCAGGAGGGAAGCTGTTGGATAAGGAAGTCCTAGTTATAGACAAACTGAATGAAAATTCCACCTCAGACAAAACTGACATGACTCCTTCGACGGCTTCCCCGCCTTCGTATAACAGTGTCACGAAACCTGacaaaaacaaatatgagaAGGACAGGCGTGAAAAAGAAGACAAAGACAAAGATGTCAGAGAGAACCGGAAGTAG